A single region of the Marinobacter nanhaiticus D15-8W genome encodes:
- a CDS encoding YhcB family protein, which yields MTKLILIALATLVIGLIAGVLIGRSGQSTSLRQRRLEQQIDELRSEYTRYQAQVNEHFMESAHMMRRLNDVYRDVSQHMARGANRLCHDEDWLGELDEKDDTARLDSQKDSGFEPPRDYAPKSDPKEKGTLAEDYGLKEKNKA from the coding sequence ATGACGAAACTCATTCTCATTGCTTTAGCGACACTCGTTATCGGGCTCATCGCCGGCGTTCTCATCGGACGCTCGGGGCAGAGCACCAGCCTGCGCCAACGTCGGCTGGAGCAGCAGATCGACGAGCTGCGCAGCGAGTACACCCGCTATCAGGCCCAGGTGAACGAGCATTTCATGGAATCCGCTCACATGATGCGCCGGCTCAACGATGTCTACCGTGATGTCAGCCAGCATATGGCGCGTGGCGCCAATCGGCTTTGCCACGATGAAGATTGGCTGGGTGAGCTGGATGAAAAAGACGACACCGCCCGCCTGGATAGCCAGAAGGACAGCGGCTTCGAACCGCCCAGAGACTACGCGCCCAAGAGCGATCCGAAAGAGAAAGGGACATTGGCCGAGGATTATGGCCTGAAAGAGAAGAACAAGGCCTAA